Proteins encoded within one genomic window of Brienomyrus brachyistius isolate T26 chromosome 22, BBRACH_0.4, whole genome shotgun sequence:
- the igfals gene encoding insulin-like growth factor-binding protein complex acid labile subunit: MPPSVLLPLWALGALHVLLTGALEGGPTTEKPIACSKSCSCMHDDYSSDLSVYCSARNLTQIPADVPPSSCSLWLDGNLFTALPSGAFRDLSELDFLNLQSGQLSTVDPQAFRGLRSLAYLHLERNRLRYIPAPLFQNTPNLASLSLHNNQLLRIEERSFAGLTSMWLLNLGWNSLVVLPENVFQDLHNLRELVLAGNRLAYLQPQLFHNLAELRELDLTGNSLKVIKANIFLKLPKLQKLYLAQNQISTVAPRAFLGLKSLRWLDLTNNRLYALHDETFLGLHSLHVLRLSNNSIVSLRPRTFRDLQYLEELRLSHNKIRILGERTFEGLGHLEVLELEHNLVFEARMGAFAGLSHVAVINLSGSCFQSLPDQVFKGLSKLHSLHLDKSCLTRVTTQAFIGLTGLRRLFLQQNNISVVERQSFVELQGLQQLDLRYNKLETLSSHTFYGLKNLDYLLLSGNLIGQIPLEALHPLQHLSWLDISGNQLESLQNGTLQLLPRLRYLNLNNNALINLPAEFPDGLGQLWLSGNRWRCDCSIKALRGYILSKPHVVPRQVEVLAEGEEPHTMVTVYNNITCMSPATTSGTDLRDITSEHFHDC; encoded by the coding sequence ATGCCCCCATCTGTACTGCTGCCATTGTGGGCACTCGGAGCGCTCCATGTGCTGCTGACTGGCGCCCTGGAAGGTGGCCCCACCACGGAAAAGCCTATTGCATGTTCCAAGAGCTGCAGTTGCATGCATGATGACTACAGCTCGGACCTCAGCGTGTACTGCAGCGCCCGCAACCTCACGCAGATTCCTGCCGACGTGCCGCCGTCGTCGTGCTCACTGTGGCTCGATGGAAACTTGTTCACCGCTCTGCCTTCTGGGGCCTTCAGGGACCTCAGCGAGCTGGATTTTCTGAATCTGCAAAGCGGCCAGCTGTCCACCGTTGACCCCCAGGCGTTCAGAGGCTTGCGCTCATTGGCATACCTACACCTGGAACGCAACCGACTACGGTACATCCCCGCCCCCCTCTTCCAGAACACCCCCAACTTAGCTTCTCTCAGCCTTCACAACAATCAGCTGTTGCGCATTGAGGAAAGATCGTTCGCTGGCCTCACCAGCATGTGGCTGCTCAATCTTGGCTGGAATTCTCTGGTTGTGCTGCCCGAGAATGTTTTCCAGGACCTGCACAATCTCAGGGAACTGGTACTGGCGGGGAACCGGCTGGCCTACCTGCAGCCACAGCTCTTCCACAACCTGGCTGAACTGAGGGAACTGGACCTCACAGGAAATTCCCTAAAGGTCATCAAGGCCAACATCTTCCTTAAGCTGCCGAAGCTGCAGAAGCTCTACCTGGCCCAAAATCAGATTTCCACTGTGGCCCCCCGAGCGTTTCTTGGCTTGAAGTCCCTGCGCTGGTTAGACCTCACCAACAATCGACTTTACGCCCTTCACGACGAAACATTTCTGGGTCTACACAGTCTCCATGTCCTACGGCTCTCTAACAACTCCATTGTCAGTCTACGGCCAAGAACGTTCCGTGACCTACAGTACCTGGAAGAGTTGCGTCTCAGCCACAACAAGATCCGCATCCTTGGGGAGAGAACATTCGAAGGCCTGGGCCACCTAGAGGTCCTGGAGCTGGAGCACAACCTGGTGTTCGAGGCTCGCATGGGTGCCTTCGCAGGATTATCCCATGTGGCTGTGATAAACCTTTCTGGAAGCTGTTTCCAAAGTCTGCCAGACCAAGTCTTCAAAGGCCTTTCCAAACTCCACAGCCTCCACCTGGACAAGAGTTGCCTCACTAGGGTTACTACCCAAGCATTTATTGGACTAACAGGACTTCGCCGCCTCTTCCTTCAACAAAACAACATTTCCGTGGTGGAGCGCCAAAGTTTTGTGGAGCTTCAGGGCCTCCAACAGCTGGACCTGAGGTACAACAAGCTGGAGACGCTGTCCTCCCATACTTTCTATGGCCTGAAGAACTTGGATTACCTGCTGCTGTCGGGAAACCTGATTGGCCAGATCCCTTTGGAAGCTCTTCATCCGTTGCAGCATCTCTCTTGGTTGGACATCTCTGGTAACCAACTTGAATCTTTGCAAAACGGCACCCTGCAGCTTCTGCCCAGGCTTCGCTACCTGAACCTGAATAACAACGCCCTGATCAACCTTCCAGCAGAGTTTCCCGATGGCCTAGGTCAGCTGTGGTTGTCAGGCAACCGCTGGAGATGCGACTGCAGCATAAAAGCCCTGAGAGGCTACATCCTCAGCAAACCCCATGTGGTGCCCCGGCAAGTGGAGGTCCTGGCAGAGGGGGAGGAGCCTCACACTATGGTCACCGTCTACAACAACATCACCTGCATGAGCCCAGCGACCACAAGCGGCACCGACCTTCGAGACATCACCAGTGAACATTTTCATGACTGCTGA
- the nlrc3 gene encoding NLR family CARD domain-containing protein 3: protein MAGDVLKDFVPDGRKRIPWEEDCYIDLQPESCCLRTKMKMEELWIHKHRKQLMHSVSGPLLESLVVHMQKLALLTQDEVSQLQSVGQLQEKLCAVIDILASRGPQGSDMLQEFIENTDSQLYELITLQEPIMQKHGEALQSRSGGWSPGLLSESWAADRFSNLLLVEGLTDLQQKEHDVLQTEVTKGSWRHNARQLCLDKLLNPLTRVSMPPRILLTVGVAGIGKTTLVRQFLQLWNSGKIYHDVTFVFLFSFWELNTYEKLSAERLVKLFYPHVTDMSYVFNDTTRVLMVFDGLDEFKCSLDFSEALSCTDPKKDVPVDNLITNIIRGNIFPEASIWLTSRPNVAAQIPGGLVDRMTEIPGLKHKDIQKFLLHMFQDGSLADQIWCHIKANKIFLVMCYVPCVCWIVGSTLAFLIKGEMQECLPRTWTELYSYFLKMIVEGESKEREKIEQSYGSSRRLIGSLGKLAFYGLIKRKYTFYEQDMKAYGIDLPSLQSHLCSRLLIKEESVTCTAYNFTHLTMQEFLSATFYYTASKRAIFDLFTESGMSWPKIGFNNHFKSALQRSQQSEYGQLDMFVRFLSGMLSPLVAKPLSGLQLLAKEENNAYRAPAITFLQGLLSCGSTVSLWAVNVVHCLQELQHTELTRNVEEGLRTGSLAGKLTASTCSILAYLLQMSEECAEETNLSGCLNYSVVKSLLPQLLFCSNLRLENNHFKDDVMELLGSLLSAKDCHLQRISLAENAVSNKGTKAISRSLLVNRSLTSLDLRSNNIGPKGAKSLAEALKNNQVLVSVSLQNNVIEDEGAKAMAEVLSCNRKLTTLHLQKNSIGSEGARSLAGALQKNQVLRELSLSSNQLGDKGSEALAQALMVNHSLITLHLQSNSISNKGVTALTKALMVNRGLADLNLRENSIGVEGAKEIAKALQTNSTLRNLDLTANLLHDEGAKAIAKAVQFNCALTSLHLQWNFIRSTAAQALAAALTTNTALQLLDLQENAIGDEGMIALAEALQANTALGTLFLQGVSVGRRGAVALAEALCSNRSLHTLDLRGNSIGMDGAKALANALKANSSLRVLNLQENALGMDGAIFIATALNRSHQLTYINLQGNRIGDSGAKVISDAIKTKSPECVVKI, encoded by the exons ATGGCGGGAGACGTTCTGAAAGATTTTGTTCCAGACGGCAGGAAGAGGATACCATGGGAGGAGGACTGTTACATAGACCTGCAGCCTGAGAGCTGCTGTCTGCGCACTAAGATGAAAATGGAGG AGCTCTGGATACACAAGCATCGGAAGCAGCTGATGCATTCAGTCTCCGGTCCATTGCTGGAGAGCCTTGTGGTGCACATGCAGAAACTGGCCTTGCTGACTCAGGACGAGGTCTCGCAGCTTCAGTCTGTGGGGCAGCTGCAGGAGAAGCTGTGTGCTGTCATCGACATCTTGGCCAGTAGAGGCCCCCAGGGCTCGGACATGCTGCAGGAGTTCATCGAAAACACGGATAGCCAGCTCTATGAACTAATTACACTGCAAG AACCAATAATGCAGAAGCATGGAGAAGCTTTGCAGAGCCGCTCTGGTGGCTGGAGCCCAGGCCTGCTGTCGGAGAGCTGGGCCGCAGACAGGTTCTCCAACTTACTGCTGGTTGAGGGACTGACAGACCTACAGCAGAAGGAGCATGACGTCCTGCAGACTGAGGTCACCAAAGGCAGCTGGAGGCACAATGCCAGGCAGCTGTGCCTGGACAAGCTGCTGAACCCTCTCACACGGGTCAGCATGCCCCCGCGCATCTTGCTCACGGTCGGGGTGGCTGGTATTGGAAAGACCACCTTGGTACGCCAGTTTCTCCAACTGTGGAACTCGGGAAAGATCTACCATGATGTGACTTTTGTCTTTCTCTTCAGTTTCTGGGAGCTGAACACATATGAGAAACTATCAGCTGAACGCCTGGTTAAGCTGTTCTACCCCCATGTGACAGATATGAGTTACGTCTTCAACGACACAACTAGGGTCTTGATGGTCTTTGATGGACTAGATGAGTTCAAGTGTTCACTGGATTTCTCTGAGGCACTGTCTTGCACGGACCCCAAAAAAGACGTCCCAGTTGATAATCTGATAACTAACATAATTCGCGGGAACATTTTCCCTGAAGCTTCTATCTGGTTGACATCCAGGCCGAATGTTGCAGCTCAGATACCTGGAGGGCTTGTGGACAGAATGACTGAGATACCAGGGCTCAAACACAAAGACATACAAAAGTTTCTTCTTCACATGTTCCAGGACGGAAGTCTAGCTGACCAGATATGGTGCCACATCAAAGCAAACAAGATCTTTCTAGTTATGTGCTATGTTCCTTGTGTATGTTGGATTGTTGGCTCCACCCTTGCTTTCCTCATAAAAGGTGAGATGCAGGAGTGCCTGCCTAGGACATGGACTGAGCTGTACTCTTACTTTCTTAAGATGATTGTGGAGGGAGAAtcaaaggagagagagaaaatagaGCAGAGCTACGGAAGCAGTCGGCGGCTAATCGGGAGTCTGGGGAAGTTGGCGTTCTATGGGCTAATCAAGCGCAAGTACACCTTCTACGAACAAGACATGAAGGCTTACGGCATTGACCTGCCCTCCCTTCAGAGccacctctgcagccgcctcttAATCAAAGAGGAGTCCGTTACTTGCACCGCCTACAACTTCACACATCTGACCATGCAGGAGTTTCTGTCAGCTACTTTCTACTACACGGCCTCCAAGCGAGCTATTTTTGACCTCTTCACAGAGAGCGGCATGTCCTGGCCGAAGATTGGCTTCAATAATCACTTCAAAAGTGCCCTGCAGCGCTCGCAGCAGTCAGAGTACGGGCAGTTGGATATGTTTGTGCGATTTCTGTCAGGCATGCTGTCGCCGCTAGTAGCTAAGCCTCTGTCTGGGCTGCAACTTCTGGCCAAAGAGGAAAACAACGCCTACCGAGCCCCAGCCATAACCTTTCTACAGGGCCTGCTTAGCTGCGGTAGCACGGTGTCTCTCTGGGCCGTCAACGTGGTGCACTGCCTGCAGGAGCTTCAACACACAGAGTTAACACGCAACGTGGAGGAGGGTCTCCGCACGGGCAGCCTGGCAGGGAAGCTGACGGCCAGCACCTGCTCCATCCTCGCCTACCTCCTGCAGATGTCCGAGGAGTGCGCCGAAGAAACCAACCTTTCTGGCTGCCTTAATTACTCTGTTGTTAAGAGTCTGTTGCCGCAGCTGCTGTTCTGCAGCAATCTCAG ACTTGAAAACAACCATTTTAAAGATGATGTCATGGAGTTACTCGGGAGCTTGCTAAGTGCAAAGGACTGTCACCTGCAGAGAATCAG CCTAGCAGAAAACGCTGTGAGTAACAAGGGGACCAAGGCCATTAGCAGATCCCTGCTGGTGAACAGAAGCCTGACGTCTCTCGA TCTTCGCAGCAACAACATTGGCCCCAAAGGAGCAAAGTCTCTTGCAGaagccctgaaaaacaaccaggTCCTGGTGTCAGTCAG CCTACAGAACAACGTCATCGAGGATGAGGGGGCCAAAGCCATGGcggaggtgctgtcctgcaaCCGCAAGCTTACAACACTTCA CTTGCAGAAGAACTCCATCGGTTCAGAAGGAGCCAGGAGTCTTGCGGGGGCGCTGCAGAAAAACCAGGTTCTAAGGGAATTAAG CCTCTCCAGCAACCAGCTTGGCGATAAGGGATCAGAAGCACTAGCCCAGGCACTCATGGTGAACCACAGCCTGATCACCTTACA CCTACAGAGTAACTCCATCAGCAACAAAGGAGTGACAGCCCTCACCAAGGCTCTCATGGTCAACAGAGGACTCGCCGATTTAAA TCTTCGTGAGAACTCCATCGGGGTGGAAGGAGCCAAAGAGATTGCTAAGGCCCTACAGACAAACAGCACACTCAGGAATCTAGA TCTGACGGCAAACTTGTTACACGACGAGGGAGCGAAGGCGATTGCAAAGGCTGTGCAGTTCAACTGTGCCCTTACTTCACTTCA CCTTCAGTGGAACTTCATCAGGTCTACAGCTGCACAAGCCCTGGCTGCAGCCCTGACGACCAACACGGCCCTGCAGCTTCTGGA CCTTCAGGAGAACGCCATCGGTGACGAGGGGATGATCGCGCTGGCGGAAGCCCTACAAGCAAACACAGCTCTCGGAACACTGTT TCTTCAGGGTGTGTCAGTAGGCAGAAGAGGAGCCGTTGCCTTGGCAGAAGCCCTTTGTTCCAACAGATCTCTGCATACACTGGA tctGCGTGGAAACTCAATAGGAATGGATGGGGCCAAAGCTTTGGCAAACGCACTGAAGGCAAACAGCAGTCTGAGGGTCCTGAA TTTGCAGGAAAACGCACTGGGAATGGATGGAGCCATTTTCATCGCCACAGCCCTAAACAGAAGCCATCAGCTCACCTACATCAA CCTCCAAGGGAACCGCATTGGAGATTCAGGGGCTAAGGTCATATCGGACGCCATCAAGACCAAATCTCCAGAGTGTGTGGTGAAGATCTGA